In Nocardioides marinus, one DNA window encodes the following:
- a CDS encoding homogentisate 1,2-dioxygenase, producing the protein MRPISGRTGEGAMAYYRSVGDVPPTRHTQHRDPEGRLYREELMGEEGFSSDSSLLYHRGVPSAIVASEVWELPDQSRTPNHPLAPRHLRLHDLETGPDAVTGRRVVLANHDVRISYVVTGTGPSAYYRDAIGDECVFVESGAGVVETVFGAVPYRAGDFVVIPRATTHRWVPSEPSRLYATEASSHVAPPKRYLSKYGQLLEHAPYCERDLHGPTEPLLQEGSDVEVLVKHRTSAGIVGTRMVYATHPLDVVGWDGCLYPYTLNIDDYMPITGKVHQPPPVHQVFEGWNFVICAFLPRKVDYHPLAVPVPYYHSNVDSDEVMFYVAGDYEARKGSGIGLGSISLHPGGHAHGPQPSAIEASLGAERFEETAVMVDTFAPLELGEGGLGVEDPSYATSWARDRG; encoded by the coding sequence ATGCGTCCGATAAGCGGACGTACCGGAGAGGGAGCGATGGCCTACTACCGCAGTGTGGGAGATGTCCCGCCCACCCGCCACACCCAGCACCGCGACCCCGAGGGCCGGCTCTACCGCGAGGAGCTGATGGGGGAGGAGGGCTTCTCCTCCGACTCCTCGCTGCTCTACCACCGCGGGGTGCCCTCGGCGATCGTGGCGAGTGAGGTCTGGGAGCTGCCCGACCAGTCGCGCACCCCCAACCACCCGCTCGCCCCGCGGCACCTCCGGCTGCACGACCTCGAGACAGGCCCCGACGCGGTCACCGGCCGGCGGGTGGTGCTGGCAAATCACGACGTCCGCATCTCCTACGTCGTCACCGGCACCGGGCCGAGCGCCTACTACCGCGACGCGATCGGCGACGAGTGCGTCTTCGTGGAGTCCGGCGCCGGCGTGGTCGAGACCGTCTTCGGGGCCGTCCCCTACCGCGCCGGTGACTTCGTCGTCATCCCGCGCGCGACCACCCACCGGTGGGTGCCCTCCGAGCCGAGCCGGCTCTACGCGACCGAGGCCAGCAGCCACGTCGCGCCGCCGAAGCGCTACCTCTCCAAGTACGGCCAGCTGCTCGAGCACGCGCCGTACTGCGAGCGCGACCTGCACGGCCCCACCGAGCCGCTGCTGCAGGAGGGCTCGGACGTCGAGGTGCTGGTCAAGCACCGCACGTCGGCCGGGATCGTCGGGACCCGGATGGTCTACGCGACCCACCCGCTCGACGTGGTCGGCTGGGACGGCTGCCTCTACCCCTACACGCTCAACATCGACGACTACATGCCCATCACCGGCAAGGTGCACCAGCCGCCGCCGGTCCACCAGGTCTTCGAGGGCTGGAACTTCGTCATCTGCGCCTTCCTGCCGCGCAAGGTCGACTACCACCCGCTCGCGGTCCCGGTGCCCTACTACCACTCCAACGTCGACAGCGACGAGGTGATGTTCTACGTCGCCGGCGACTACGAGGCGCGCAAGGGCTCCGGGATCGGGCTCGGCTCCATCTCGCTGCACCCCGGCGGCCACGCCCACGGCCCGCAGCCCTCGGCGATCGAGGCCTCGCTGGGCGCCGAGCGCTTCGAGGAGACCGCCGTCATGGTGGACACCTTCGCCCCGCTCGAGCTCGGCGAGGGCGGACTGGGCGTCGAGGACCCGTCGTACGCCACCAGCTGGGCGCGGGACCGCGGCTGA
- a CDS encoding ROK family protein produces the protein MSVADTSAGGLLTLVRTGRASTRADLVRLTGLSRGAVTSRLTALSDAGLLLEGGDHASTGGRPAGSLHLNPDAAVVLAVAVGRSRSQVGVFDLAGREIAGDTHDHEPGTSAADLMPSVARRLGSLVADLRGTRVAGVGLSLPGSVDPAKCCSIDAPVLRGWDGVDLSAFLRPVTEAPVHVDNDTAALTRSELFGQVPAAETMLVVKASTGLALGVVADGRLVGEGQGTTGELGHTRVDVAGELPCRCGATGCLETVAGGWALVAALQEQGRTDVRHVRDLVATALAGDPVARRLLRGAGRQLGEVLAVAVNLLHPGAVVIGGDMGSAFDLYTAGLRETLYARAHPGAVRDLRFLPATHGEAAGLHGCAALAIDRALEPRAVDELLRG, from the coding sequence ATGAGCGTCGCCGACACCTCCGCGGGCGGCCTCCTCACCCTGGTGCGCACCGGCCGGGCGAGCACCCGCGCCGACCTCGTGCGCCTCACCGGCCTCTCCCGTGGCGCCGTCACCTCCCGTCTGACGGCCCTCAGCGACGCCGGGCTGCTCCTCGAGGGTGGTGACCACGCCTCCACCGGCGGCCGGCCGGCCGGCTCGCTGCACCTGAACCCGGACGCCGCCGTGGTGCTGGCCGTGGCCGTGGGTCGCTCCCGCAGCCAGGTCGGCGTCTTCGACCTCGCCGGCCGGGAGATCGCCGGGGACACCCACGACCACGAGCCCGGCACCAGCGCCGCCGACCTGATGCCGTCGGTGGCCCGACGGCTCGGGTCCCTCGTGGCCGACCTGCGCGGGACCCGCGTGGCCGGCGTGGGCCTGAGCCTGCCCGGCAGCGTCGACCCCGCGAAGTGCTGCAGCATCGACGCCCCCGTGCTCCGCGGCTGGGACGGCGTGGACCTCTCCGCGTTCCTGCGGCCGGTGACCGAGGCGCCGGTGCACGTCGACAACGACACCGCCGCACTCACCCGCTCCGAGCTGTTCGGGCAGGTGCCGGCCGCCGAGACCATGCTGGTGGTCAAGGCCTCCACCGGCCTCGCGCTCGGGGTCGTCGCGGACGGCCGGCTCGTCGGCGAGGGCCAGGGCACCACCGGGGAGCTCGGCCACACCCGGGTCGACGTCGCCGGGGAGCTCCCCTGCCGGTGCGGGGCGACCGGCTGCCTCGAGACGGTGGCGGGCGGGTGGGCCCTGGTCGCGGCGCTCCAGGAGCAGGGGCGCACCGACGTACGCCACGTGCGCGACCTGGTCGCGACGGCCCTGGCCGGCGACCCCGTCGCGCGACGGCTGCTGCGCGGCGCCGGGCGCCAGCTCGGCGAGGTGCTGGCCGTCGCGGTGAACCTGCTGCACCCGGGTGCCGTCGTCATCGGCGGCGACATGGGCAGCGCCTTCGACCTCTACACCGCCGGCCTGCGCGAGACGCTCTACGCCCGCGCCCACCCCGGTGCGGTGCGCGACCTGCGGTTCCTGCCCGCCACCCACGGCGAGGCCGCGGGCCTGCACGGCTGCGCGGCGCTGGCCATCGACCGTGCGTTGGAGCCGCGCGCCGTCGACGAGCTGCTGCGGGGCTGA
- the zwf gene encoding glucose-6-phosphate dehydrogenase produces the protein MHLPSSTSHHPVGDVSATMPPVCDFTVFGGTGDLALRKLLPALYHRDLEGHLPEDTRIIGVSRSEIDDEGYRAEVRAALERFVEPALLEPEAVERLLGRLHHLCLDADTAEGWHLLHGLLKDRPREDDAVRVFYLAVAPRLFGPTCERLAEIGVVNERARVVMEKPIGHDLGSAREVNDAVGSVFAEHQVFRIDHYLGKESVQNLLVTRFANTFLEPLWNSQWVDHVQITVSETVGVGSRGGYYDHAGALRDMVQNHLLQLLCLVAMEPPTYVGRENVRDEKLKVLQALKPLTPADVDRDTVRGQYVAGLVEGERAASYADDLGADRSDTETFVALKAEVQNWRWAGVPFYLRTGKRMDRRVSEIVVVFKEPPHAMFPGAEGGASANRLHICVQPDEGMRLHLTAKEPGPGGIRLRPVSLDLSYATTFDQRSPEAYERLLMDVVRGNPTLFMRRDEVEAAWSWVAPILDRWEESPEPPRRYPAGTPGPFAAAALLERDGRSWQETDQ, from the coding sequence ATGCACCTCCCGTCCTCGACCTCCCACCACCCGGTGGGGGACGTCTCCGCGACCATGCCGCCGGTCTGCGACTTCACCGTCTTCGGCGGCACCGGCGACCTCGCGCTGCGCAAGCTGCTGCCCGCGCTCTACCACCGCGACCTCGAGGGGCACCTGCCCGAGGACACCCGCATCATCGGTGTCTCCCGCTCCGAGATCGACGACGAGGGCTACCGCGCCGAGGTGCGCGCGGCCCTGGAGCGGTTCGTGGAGCCCGCGCTGCTCGAGCCCGAGGCCGTCGAGCGCCTGCTCGGTCGCCTGCACCACCTGTGCCTGGACGCCGACACGGCCGAGGGCTGGCACCTGCTGCACGGCCTGCTCAAGGACCGCCCCCGCGAGGACGATGCGGTCCGGGTCTTCTACCTCGCCGTCGCCCCCCGGCTCTTCGGTCCCACATGCGAGCGGCTCGCCGAGATCGGCGTGGTCAACGAGCGGGCCCGCGTCGTCATGGAGAAGCCGATCGGTCACGACCTCGGCTCCGCCCGCGAGGTCAACGACGCCGTCGGCTCGGTCTTCGCCGAGCACCAGGTCTTCCGGATCGACCACTACCTGGGCAAGGAGAGCGTGCAGAACCTCCTGGTCACGCGCTTCGCCAACACCTTCCTCGAGCCGCTGTGGAACTCCCAGTGGGTCGACCACGTGCAGATCACGGTGTCCGAGACCGTGGGTGTCGGGTCCCGCGGCGGCTACTACGACCACGCCGGCGCGCTGCGCGACATGGTGCAGAACCACCTGCTGCAGCTGCTGTGCCTCGTGGCGATGGAGCCCCCGACGTACGTCGGCCGGGAGAACGTCCGCGACGAGAAGCTCAAGGTCCTGCAGGCGCTCAAGCCGCTCACCCCCGCCGACGTCGACCGCGACACCGTCCGCGGGCAGTACGTCGCCGGCCTGGTCGAGGGTGAGCGCGCCGCGTCGTACGCCGACGACCTCGGCGCGGACCGCTCCGACACCGAGACCTTCGTGGCCCTCAAGGCCGAGGTGCAGAACTGGCGCTGGGCGGGCGTGCCGTTCTACCTGCGCACCGGCAAGCGGATGGACCGCCGCGTCAGCGAGATCGTCGTGGTGTTCAAGGAGCCCCCGCACGCGATGTTCCCCGGCGCCGAGGGCGGCGCGAGCGCCAACCGGCTGCACATCTGCGTTCAGCCCGACGAGGGCATGCGCCTGCACCTCACCGCCAAGGAGCCGGGCCCCGGCGGGATCCGGCTGCGACCCGTCTCGCTGGACCTCAGCTACGCCACGACCTTCGACCAGCGCAGCCCCGAGGCCTACGAGCGCCTGCTGATGGACGTCGTGCGCGGCAACCCCACGCTGTTCATGCGCCGCGACGAGGTGGAGGCCGCGTGGTCGTGGGTCGCGCCGATCCTCGACCGCTGGGAGGAGTCCCCCGAGCCCCCCCGCCGCTACCCCGCCGGCACCCCCGGCCCCTTCGCCGCCGCCGCGCTGCTCGAGCGCGACGGCCGATCCTGGCAGGAGACCGACCAGTGA
- the edd gene encoding phosphogluconate dehydratase, with product MSTPPSSFSGTPTALHPVVAAVTERVVERSAAHRAAYLDKIRAMAETGPARTRLACANLAHGFASAEPVDKEALRGTVKPNLAIVTSYNDMLSAHQPFVDYPPQLKKAVIRAGGIAQVAGGVPAMCDGVTQGRAGMQLSLYSRDVIAMSTAIALSHDMFDGSMLLGVCDKIVPGLVIGALSFGHLPTILVPAGPMESGLPNKEKARVRQRFAEGKATREELLEAEAASYHSVGTCTFYGTANSNQLLMEVMGLHLPGSSFVNPGTPMRAALTDAAAARVTEMARGVQSAPMGELVDERTMVNACVALLASGGSTNHTMHLVAMARAAGIELTWQDLSDLSAVVPSLCRIYPNGSADVNHFQAAGGIAFLVRTLLDAGLLHEDVLTVAGPGLRRYTQEPRLVEDGSGRTGVEWVEGPTATLDPEVLRPADDPFAPDGGLRVLTGPLGRAVIKTSAVTPEHRVVTAPAVVFDDQADFLAAFSAHELDGRDFVAVIRYQGPAANGMPELHKLTPALGVLQDRGQKVAIVTDGRMSGASGKVPAAIHVTPEAALGGAIAKIVDGDLVTVDGTTGVLTVEDAETVLARPATGAAPTAAEFVGTGRELFAAFRATVGPADEGAGVFPAVPALHHSPQQSEAPAHV from the coding sequence GTGAGCACCCCGCCCAGCAGCTTCTCCGGCACCCCCACCGCCCTGCACCCCGTGGTGGCAGCCGTCACCGAGCGCGTCGTCGAGCGCAGCGCGGCCCACCGTGCGGCGTACCTCGACAAGATCCGCGCGATGGCCGAGACCGGCCCGGCCCGCACCCGCCTGGCCTGCGCCAACCTCGCGCACGGCTTCGCCTCCGCCGAGCCGGTCGACAAGGAGGCACTGCGTGGGACGGTCAAGCCGAACCTCGCGATCGTCACCTCCTACAACGACATGCTCTCGGCCCACCAGCCGTTCGTGGACTACCCGCCGCAGCTGAAGAAGGCGGTCATCCGGGCCGGCGGCATCGCCCAGGTCGCCGGCGGAGTGCCGGCCATGTGCGACGGCGTGACGCAGGGGCGCGCGGGCATGCAGCTCTCGCTCTACTCCCGCGACGTCATCGCGATGTCGACGGCGATCGCGCTCTCGCACGACATGTTCGACGGCTCGATGCTGCTCGGCGTCTGCGACAAGATCGTGCCCGGCCTGGTGATCGGCGCCCTGTCCTTCGGGCACCTGCCGACGATCCTGGTGCCCGCCGGGCCGATGGAGTCCGGGCTGCCCAACAAGGAGAAGGCGCGGGTGCGCCAGCGCTTCGCCGAGGGCAAGGCGACCCGCGAGGAGCTGCTCGAGGCCGAGGCCGCGTCGTACCACTCGGTGGGCACCTGCACCTTCTACGGCACCGCCAACTCCAACCAGCTGCTGATGGAGGTCATGGGCCTGCACCTGCCGGGCAGCTCCTTCGTCAACCCCGGTACGCCGATGCGTGCCGCCCTCACCGACGCGGCTGCCGCCCGGGTGACCGAGATGGCGCGCGGGGTGCAGAGCGCGCCGATGGGCGAGCTGGTCGACGAGCGCACGATGGTCAACGCCTGCGTGGCGCTGCTGGCCTCGGGCGGCTCGACCAACCACACGATGCACCTGGTCGCGATGGCCCGCGCTGCGGGCATCGAGCTGACCTGGCAGGACCTCTCCGACCTCTCAGCCGTCGTGCCGTCGCTGTGCCGGATCTACCCCAACGGCTCGGCCGACGTGAACCACTTCCAGGCCGCGGGTGGCATCGCCTTCCTGGTGCGCACCCTGCTCGACGCCGGGTTGCTGCACGAGGACGTGCTGACCGTCGCCGGGCCCGGCCTGCGCCGCTACACCCAGGAGCCGCGGCTGGTCGAGGACGGCTCCGGCCGGACGGGCGTCGAGTGGGTCGAGGGCCCGACCGCGACGCTCGACCCCGAGGTGCTGCGCCCTGCCGACGACCCGTTCGCACCCGACGGCGGGCTGCGGGTGCTGACCGGCCCGCTGGGCCGAGCGGTCATCAAGACCTCGGCAGTCACCCCCGAGCACCGCGTGGTGACCGCCCCGGCCGTGGTCTTCGACGACCAGGCCGACTTCCTGGCCGCGTTCTCGGCCCACGAGCTCGACGGTCGCGACTTCGTGGCCGTCATCCGCTACCAGGGGCCGGCTGCCAACGGCATGCCCGAGCTGCACAAGCTCACCCCGGCGCTGGGGGTGCTGCAGGACCGCGGTCAGAAGGTCGCGATCGTGACCGACGGCCGGATGTCCGGGGCGTCGGGCAAGGTGCCGGCCGCCATCCACGTCACGCCCGAGGCCGCGCTGGGCGGGGCGATCGCCAAGATCGTCGACGGCGACCTCGTCACGGTCGACGGCACGACCGGGGTGCTCACCGTCGAGGACGCCGAGACCGTCCTCGCGCGACCCGCGACCGGCGCCGCGCCGACCGCCGCCGAGTTCGTCGGCACCGGACGCGAGCTGTTCGCCGCGTTCCGCGCCACCGTCGGGCCCGCCGACGAGGGCGCCGGCGTCTTCCCGGCCGTCCCTGCCCTCCACCACTCCCCGCAGCAGAGCGAGGCTCCCGCCCATGTCTGA
- the eda gene encoding bifunctional 4-hydroxy-2-oxoglutarate aldolase/2-dehydro-3-deoxy-phosphogluconate aldolase, with protein sequence MSESTPASILDLVPVVPVVVIDDLDHAVPLARALVAGGLPVIELTLRTPVALDAVRAIADEVPEITLGVGTVCTPAQAEQAAVAGAGFLVSPGTTPALLEAMLGTGLPFLPGTATVSEVLAVLEAGVTEMKFFPAEASGGAAYLKSLASPLAAARFCPTGGITATSAPSYLSLPNVGCVGGSWLTPPDALAAGDWGRVESLAREAAGLG encoded by the coding sequence ATGTCTGAGTCCACCCCCGCCTCGATCCTCGACCTCGTCCCGGTCGTCCCCGTGGTCGTCATCGACGACCTCGACCACGCGGTGCCGCTGGCCCGGGCGCTGGTGGCCGGTGGGCTGCCGGTCATCGAGCTGACCCTGCGCACGCCGGTCGCCCTCGACGCGGTGCGCGCGATCGCGGACGAGGTCCCCGAGATCACCCTCGGGGTCGGCACGGTCTGCACGCCCGCCCAGGCCGAGCAGGCGGCCGTGGCCGGGGCCGGCTTCCTGGTCTCCCCGGGCACCACCCCGGCCCTGCTCGAGGCGATGCTCGGCACCGGGCTGCCGTTCCTGCCCGGCACGGCCACGGTCTCCGAGGTGCTCGCGGTCCTCGAGGCCGGGGTCACCGAGATGAAGTTCTTCCCCGCCGAGGCCTCCGGTGGTGCCGCCTACCTGAAGTCGCTGGCCTCGCCGCTGGCAGCCGCCCGCTTCTGCCCGACCGGCGGCATCACGGCCACCAGCGCACCGTCGTACCTCTCCCTGCCGAACGTCGGCTGCGTCGGCGGCTCCTGGCTCACCCCTCCCGACGCCCTCGCCGCCGGTGACTGGGGCCGCGTGGAGTCCCTCGCCCGGGAGGCTGCGGGGCTGGGCTGA
- a CDS encoding glycosyltransferase, whose translation MRIAQLANFIGPASGGVRTAVSAMGEGYVDAGVERLLVVPGPADAVEETATGTVVSVRAPRVGGGYRLIVEPWRVVEALERFAPTSVELHDKTTLLPVARWARRRGVATVLLSHERLGDMLAMRTGLDTSARAPIALLNRLVVRSVDRLVVTSGYAEREFRSVAASARCPVTRVPLGVDLDTFRPVRQPPRSDGVLRLVHVGRLSREKSPHLAVATAAELHERGVPVQLDVYGEGPHLDELRAIAGSAPVTFHGFVAGRDALRERIAAADIALSVCPGETFGLAVLEALACGTPVVTADRGGARELVDVTSGGWAAPYPSTLADAVLDLAARPREHLRVGARRRAERYPWSAATDAMLAVHADATDVTGRVRVPA comes from the coding sequence GTGCGCATCGCCCAGCTCGCCAACTTCATCGGCCCCGCCTCCGGTGGGGTGCGGACCGCCGTCTCGGCGATGGGCGAGGGGTACGTCGACGCCGGTGTCGAGCGGCTGCTGGTCGTGCCGGGGCCGGCCGATGCCGTCGAGGAGACCGCGACCGGGACGGTGGTCTCGGTCCGTGCGCCCCGGGTCGGCGGCGGCTACCGCCTCATCGTCGAGCCCTGGCGGGTCGTCGAGGCCCTCGAGCGCTTCGCGCCGACCTCGGTCGAGCTCCACGACAAGACCACGCTGCTGCCGGTGGCGAGGTGGGCACGGCGCCGAGGTGTCGCCACGGTGCTGCTCTCGCACGAGCGGCTCGGCGACATGCTGGCGATGCGCACCGGCCTCGACACCTCCGCACGGGCCCCCATCGCGCTGCTGAACCGGCTGGTGGTCCGCTCCGTCGACCGGCTCGTGGTGACGTCGGGGTACGCCGAGCGGGAGTTCCGCTCCGTCGCCGCCTCCGCCCGATGCCCTGTCACCAGGGTGCCGCTGGGCGTCGACCTCGACACCTTCCGGCCGGTCCGGCAGCCCCCACGCTCGGACGGTGTCCTGCGCCTGGTGCACGTCGGCCGGCTGTCCCGGGAGAAGTCGCCCCACCTGGCGGTCGCCACGGCCGCGGAGCTGCACGAGCGTGGGGTGCCGGTGCAGCTCGACGTCTACGGCGAGGGGCCCCACCTCGACGAGCTGCGGGCGATCGCCGGATCGGCCCCCGTGACCTTCCACGGCTTCGTGGCGGGACGAGACGCCCTGCGCGAGCGGATCGCCGCCGCGGACATCGCCCTGTCGGTCTGCCCCGGGGAGACCTTCGGGCTCGCGGTGCTCGAGGCGCTGGCCTGCGGGACTCCCGTCGTGACCGCGGACCGAGGAGGGGCCCGCGAGCTCGTGGACGTCACCTCGGGCGGCTGGGCTGCGCCGTACCCCTCGACGCTGGCGGACGCCGTCCTCGACCTCGCCGCCCGGCCGCGCGAGCACCTGCGCGTCGGGGCTCGACGTCGCGCCGAGCGGTACCCGTGGTCGGCGGCGACCGACGCGATGCTCGCCGTGCACGCGGACGCCACCGACGTCACCGGCCGGGTCCGGGTGCCGGCGTAG
- a CDS encoding FdhF/YdeP family oxidoreductase: MPLGWNRSAPRDDLDERELHVGDPEDHAAGPTAVAVAMKRAVEQMGPIRTARTLLRLNQVDGFDCQGCAWPDPDAGHRHTAEFCENGAKAVTEEATLRRVDRRFFADHPVAELVERTDFWLGQQGRLTEPMVLRPGGTHYEPITWEDAFEVIASHLRELASPDEAIFYTSGKTSNEAAFAYQLLARSLGTNNLPDCSNMCHESTSVGLAESIGIGKGSVSLHDVETAELVVVAGQNPGTNHPRMLSALEKAKRGGGKILAINPLREAGLVRFKNPQNPRGVVGRGTDLADLHLPVRVNGDLALFQAIGALLLEWDALDHDFIEQHTHGFEEYAAHLRELDWDAVLAATGLSRAQIEEAAQMFRDSSATVLCWAMGITQHRNSVATVKEIANVAFLQGNIGKPGAGLCPVRGHSNVQGDRTMGIWERSPEHFLRAVEDEFEIPVPRRHGYDSVASVRALHDGDASVFIGMGGNFVAAISDTAVTEEAFRRAALTVHVSTKLNRSHVVHGRTALILPALGRSERDLTGGTRQRVTVEDSMSAVHASHGPLEPASEHLRSEVDIICGIALATLGADHAVPWERFRADYTEIRHRISRVVPGAAAYAEKVDQPGGFVLPHPPRDSRTFPTRQERAVFAVSPLDVLHVPEGRLLLQTMRSHDQFNTTIYGLDDRYRGVRNGRRVVFVHPEDVTALGFADGDLVDLVSEWRDPDDDSSAVVERVAPAFRVVAYEQPRGCAAAYYPETNPLVPLASTALGSNTPTSKSVVVRLERTTHDDARRWSSDAGHVVPSGRGDEAKRVVEPDQLS; encoded by the coding sequence ATGCCTCTCGGTTGGAACCGCTCAGCCCCCCGTGACGACCTCGACGAGCGAGAGCTGCACGTGGGGGATCCCGAGGACCACGCCGCCGGGCCGACCGCGGTCGCGGTGGCGATGAAGCGGGCGGTCGAGCAGATGGGCCCGATCCGCACCGCGCGCACCCTGCTGCGGCTCAACCAGGTCGACGGGTTCGACTGCCAGGGCTGTGCCTGGCCGGACCCGGACGCGGGCCACCGGCACACCGCCGAGTTCTGCGAGAACGGCGCGAAGGCCGTGACCGAGGAGGCGACGCTGCGTCGCGTGGACCGCCGCTTCTTCGCCGACCACCCGGTCGCCGAGCTGGTCGAACGCACCGACTTCTGGCTGGGTCAGCAGGGCCGGCTCACCGAGCCGATGGTGCTCCGGCCGGGCGGGACGCACTACGAGCCGATCACCTGGGAGGACGCCTTCGAGGTCATCGCCTCGCACCTGCGCGAGCTCGCGAGCCCCGACGAGGCGATCTTCTACACCTCCGGGAAGACCTCCAACGAGGCCGCCTTCGCCTACCAGCTGCTCGCCCGCTCGCTGGGCACCAACAACCTCCCCGACTGCTCCAACATGTGCCACGAGTCGACCTCGGTCGGCCTCGCGGAGTCGATCGGCATCGGCAAGGGCTCGGTGAGCCTGCACGACGTCGAGACCGCCGAGCTGGTCGTGGTGGCCGGCCAGAACCCCGGCACCAACCACCCACGCATGCTCTCGGCCCTGGAGAAGGCCAAGCGGGGCGGCGGCAAGATCCTCGCGATCAACCCGCTGCGCGAGGCGGGCCTGGTGCGCTTCAAGAACCCGCAGAACCCCCGCGGCGTCGTCGGCCGGGGCACCGACCTGGCCGACCTGCACCTGCCGGTCCGCGTCAACGGCGACCTCGCCCTGTTCCAGGCGATCGGCGCGCTGCTGCTGGAGTGGGACGCCCTCGACCACGACTTCATCGAGCAGCACACCCACGGTTTCGAGGAGTACGCCGCCCACCTGCGCGAGCTGGACTGGGACGCCGTGCTCGCCGCGACCGGCCTCTCGCGTGCGCAGATCGAGGAGGCGGCCCAGATGTTCCGCGACTCCTCGGCCACCGTGCTGTGCTGGGCGATGGGCATCACCCAGCACCGCAACTCCGTGGCCACGGTCAAGGAGATCGCCAACGTCGCCTTCCTCCAGGGCAACATCGGCAAGCCGGGCGCGGGGCTGTGCCCCGTCCGTGGTCACTCCAACGTCCAGGGCGACCGCACGATGGGCATCTGGGAGCGCTCGCCCGAGCACTTCCTCAGGGCCGTCGAGGACGAGTTCGAGATCCCGGTGCCGCGCCGGCACGGCTACGACTCGGTCGCCTCCGTCAGGGCGCTCCACGACGGCGACGCCTCGGTGTTCATCGGGATGGGCGGCAACTTCGTGGCCGCCATCTCCGACACCGCCGTGACCGAGGAGGCCTTCCGGCGGGCCGCACTCACCGTGCACGTGTCCACCAAGCTCAACCGCTCCCACGTCGTCCACGGGCGGACCGCGCTCATCCTGCCCGCGCTGGGGCGCAGCGAGCGCGACCTGACCGGTGGCACCCGGCAGCGGGTGACCGTCGAGGACTCGATGTCGGCGGTGCACGCCTCGCACGGCCCGTTGGAGCCGGCCTCGGAGCACCTGCGCTCGGAGGTCGACATCATCTGCGGCATCGCCCTGGCCACCCTCGGCGCCGACCACGCCGTGCCGTGGGAGCGGTTCCGCGCCGACTACACCGAGATCCGGCACCGGATCTCGCGCGTGGTGCCCGGTGCCGCGGCGTACGCCGAGAAGGTCGACCAGCCCGGCGGGTTCGTGCTGCCGCACCCGCCGCGCGACAGCCGCACCTTCCCCACCCGGCAAGAGCGGGCGGTCTTCGCCGTCAGCCCGCTGGACGTGCTGCACGTCCCCGAGGGGCGGCTGCTGCTGCAGACCATGCGCAGCCACGACCAGTTCAACACCACGATCTACGGTCTCGACGACCGCTACCGCGGGGTGCGCAACGGGCGCCGCGTGGTCTTCGTGCACCCCGAGGACGTCACCGCCCTCGGGTTCGCCGACGGTGACCTGGTCGACCTGGTCAGCGAGTGGCGCGACCCCGACGACGATTCCTCCGCGGTCGTCGAGCGGGTCGCCCCGGCCTTCCGGGTCGTGGCCTACGAGCAGCCGCGCGGGTGCGCGGCGGCCTACTACCCCGAGACCAACCCGCTCGTCCCGCTCGCCTCGACCGCGCTGGGCAGCAACACCCCGACGTCGAAGTCGGTGGTGGTGCGCCTGGAGCGCACCACCCACGACGACGCCCGGCGCTGGTCCAGCGACGCCGGGCACGTGGTCCCGTCGGGCCGTGGCGACGAGGCCAAGCGGGTCGTCGAGCCGGACCAGCTGTCGTAG